In Henningerozyma blattae CBS 6284 chromosome 6, complete genome, the following are encoded in one genomic region:
- the TIM23 gene encoding protein transporter TIM23 (similar to Saccharomyces cerevisiae TIM23 (YNR017W); ancestral locus Anc_6.312), whose product MSWLSNDDSTSKLKETLGFDPSSIQLPTSANSGISGLNISHPLYGLDKGIEYLDLDDEKLSTVQGSQGIIPSRGWSDDLCYGTGSVYLLGLGFGGAMGLIDGLSSINRNYSGKLKLNTILNSITKRGPHWGNNAGVLAMTYNLINSSLDSYRGKHDSMGSVVSGALTGAIFKSSKGVKPMVIASGLTAGAAGLWCGVKKQILE is encoded by the coding sequence ATGTCCTGGTTATCTAACGATGATTCAACTTCAAAATTGAAGGAAACCTTGGGGTTTGATCCTTCATCTATTCAATTACCAACATCAGCCAACAGTGGTATTAGTGGTTTAAATATCAGCCATCCCTTATACGGTTTGGATAAAGGAATCGAGTATTTAGATTTAGATGACGAGAAGTTATCAACGGTTCAAGGTTCTCAAGGTATTATTCCATCTAGAGGTTGGTCAGATGATTTGTGTTACGGGACTGGGTCAGTATACCTTCTAGGGTTGGGTTTCGGTGGGGCCATGGGTTTGATCGATGGTCTTTCAAGtattaatagaaattaTTCCGGTAAGTTGAAATTGAAtactattttaaattctatcACAAAGAGAGGTCCTCACTGGGGGAATAATGCAGGTGTGCTAGCAATGacttataatttaattaattcttctttagattcttaTAGAGGTAAGCATGATTCGATGGGTTCCGTTGTTTCAGGTGCATTAACAGGGgcaatttttaaatcatcGAAAGGTGTGAAGCCAATGGTTATTGCATCGGGGTTGACTGCAGGTGCTGCTGGTTTATGGTGTGGTGTTAAAAAACAGATCCTAGAATAG
- the TBLA0F03970 gene encoding S8 family peptidase (similar to Saccharomyces cerevisiae YCR045C; ancestral locus Anc_6.313) — MRKIIVILSLLLPFGLSEEFIIKLKDSKSFDEFMISSYDDTQNIKMKDILNEKINKNYLFGNFNAFKINLNNENNKNVELLKKELKKNPFVDEIIPNIEIKLFDNTEFNEYLSCNSFDYNENQFCDESDDEDDEEEDDEEGDSDDEDSDSDSDSDSDNESDDEDSDSDDEDDEDEDDEDEDDEDEDDEEEDDSDDEDNYNDDGDENHPKENDDDDEEEEDQTDRKKKHKHKDHGSDDNEKKKHKDHDREKKKDRKNKKQKDKKKHHNDDDDDSNEHHKHVKSKFKVQRGAPRHLARISTRDKLPFNFRNANQFEEQLNYYYDDNDKGEGVLAYVIDTGILKEHKDFEDRVEFGTDLTGEGAGDLNGHGTHVAGLIGSKTYGVDKKVKIIDVKAVSLTGSTQLSHIIEAIEYTVNDCNSRVDKKACVVNMSLGSFYVKVINEAVESAIAEGVVFVVAAGNNNIDACWSSPGSSKNAITVGAFDDRLDVIAKFSNWGECVDIFASGVEVKSLSSQVPYKYIKYSGTSMASPIVCGFVSILLSQGVKPNDVQEEMVKLSTKGDFTRRSLIFKPFTSNRILFNGMDPRDSYENDEMENDCGEDYEEEIIDRNSNKLLMEKSSKLVLDLDLDLIYEDIRNFKPKRWITFPLRREEIENVEVINKLKKIKNRNKSIRENDDNENRDINKSRQNKGKLIKRNISKNKKKSKQSEDINMNSKLKDIHAPKVHRRRRVIKPAI, encoded by the coding sequence ATGAGAAAAATCATTGTTATATTATCACTTTTATTACCTTTCGGTTTGTCagaagaatttattattaaattaaaagattcgAAATCTTTTGATGAGTTTATGATATCAAGTTATGATGACacacaaaatattaaaatgaaggatattttaaatgaaaaaattaataaaaattatttatttggaaattttaatgcttttaaaataaatctgaacaatgaaaataataaaaatgtagaattattgaaaaaagaattgaaaaaaaatccatttgttgatgaaattataccaaatattgaaattaaattatttgataatactGAATTTAACGAATATTTAAGTTGTAATTCATTTGACTATAATGAAAATCAATTCTGTGATGAAAGTGacgatgaagatgatgaagaggAAGATGATGAGGAAGGTGATAGCGATGATGAAGATAGTGACAGTGATAGTGATAGCGATAGCGATAATGAaagtgatgatgaagatagTGAtagtgatgatgaagatgatgaggatgaagatgatgaggatgaagatgatgaggatgaagatgatgaggAGGAGGATGAtagtgatgatgaagataattataatgatgatgGCGATGAAAATCATCCTAAGGAAAatgacgatgatgatgaggaAGAAGAGGATCAGACTGatagaaagaaaaaacatAAGCATAAGGATCATGGAagtgatgataatgaaaagaaaaagcaTAAAGATCATGATAgagagaagaaaaaagatagaaaaaataaaaaacaaaaagataaaaaaaagcatcataatgatgatgatgatgattcaAACGAGCATCATAAACATGTAAAAAGTAAATTTAAAGTTCAAAGAGGTGCACCACGTCATTTAGCAAGAATTTCAACAAGAGATAAGTTaccttttaattttagaaatgCAAACCAATTTGAGgaacaattgaattattactatgatgataatgataaaggTGAAGGAGTCTTGGCATATGTTATAGATACGGGTATTTTAAAGGAACATAAAGATTTTGAAGATAGAGTTGAATTTGGAACAGATTTAACTGGTGAAGGTGCAGGAGATTTAAATGGGCATGGTACTCATGTTGCTGGTTTGATTGGTTCGAAAACATATGGTGTGGacaaaaaagttaaaattattgatgttAAGGCCGTTTCATTGACAGGAAGTACACAATTATCCCATATCATAGAAGCTATTGAATATACTGTTAATGATTGTAATAGCAGAGTTGATAAGAAAGCATGTGTTGTTAATATGAGTCTTGGATCATTTTATGTTAAAGTTATTAATGAAGCTGTTGAAAGTGCAATTGCTGAAGGTGTTGTATTTGTCGTTGCAGcaggtaataataatattgatgcATGTTGGTCAAGTCCTGGTAGTTCCAAAAATGCAATTACAGTTGGTGCATTTGATGATAGGTTAGATGTTATTGcaaaattttccaattggGGTGAGTGTGTTGATATTTTTGCTAGTGGTGTTGAAGTCAAATCATTGAGTAGTCAAGTTccatataaatatattaaatatagtGGCACTTCAATGGCTTCTCCAATCGTTTGTGGATTTGTATCAATTTTGTTATCACAAGGTGTTAAACCAAACGACGTTCAGGAAGAAATGGTTAAGTTATCTACAAAAGGAGATTTCACCAGAagatcattaatatttaaaccaTTTACAAGTAATcgtatattatttaatggtATGGATCCAAGAGATTCttatgaaaatgatgaaatgGAAAATGATTGCGGTGAAGATTACGAGGAAGAAATAATAGATCGCAATTCTAATAAGTTATTAATGGAAAAGAGTTCTAAACTCGTATTGGATTTAGATTTGGATTTAATTTATGAAGATATTCGCAATTTTAAACCAAAGAGATGGATTACATTCCCTCTAAGAAGAGAAGAGATTGAAAATGTGGAagtaattaataaattgaaaaagataaaaaatagaaacAAAAGTATTCgtgaaaatgatgataatgaaaatagaGACATCAATAAAAGTCGCCAAAACAAAGGTAAGTTGATTAAACGTAATATATCCaagaataagaaaaaaagcaaaCAGAGTGAagatataaatatgaactcaaaattaaaagatatacaTGCACCAAAAGTTCATAGAAGGAGAAGAGTAATTAAGCCTGCTATTTAG
- the BUD23 gene encoding 18S rRNA (guanine1575-N7)-methyltransferase (similar to Saccharomyces cerevisiae BUD23 (YCR047C); ancestral locus Anc_6.316) produces MSRPEDLAPPEVFYNDTESIKYTSSTRVQHIQAKMTLRSLELLNLPPNSFVLDIGCGSGLSGEILTEEGHMWCGMDISPSMLATGLTREVEGDLMLQDMGVGIPFRAGTFDAAISISAIQWLCNADTSYNDPKRRLMRFFNSLFACLKKGGKFVAQFYPKNDDQIDQILQSAKVSGFSGGLVIDNPESSKNKKYYLVLTSGSARADENSINLAGATMDADEVSVPKANRHTKKRLTESNKSYITRKKDLMKRRGRKVANDSKFTGRKRRPRF; encoded by the coding sequence ATGTCCCGTCCGGAAGATTTGGCTCCTCCAGAAGTCTTTTATAATGATACAGAATCTATCAAATATACTTCATCCACTAGAGTTCAGCATATCCAAGCGAAAATGACATTACGTTCATTAGAGTTACTGAATTTACCACCAAATTCATTTGTGTTAGATATTGGTTGTGGTTCTGGTCTTTCAGGAGAAATTCTAACAGAAGAAGGTCATATGTGGTGTGGGATGGATATATCGCCTAGTATGTTGGCTACAGGTCTAACAAGAGAGGTAGAAGGGGATTTGATGTTACAAGATATGGGTGTAGGTATACCATTCCGTGCAGGTACATTTGATGCAGCCATCAGTATATCGGCCATTCAATGGTTATGTAATGCTGATACATCCTATAATGATCCAAAGAGAAGACTGATgagatttttcaattccTTGTTTGCTTGCTTAAAAAAAGGTGGGAAATTTGTAGCACAATTTTATCCAAAAAATGATGATCAAATTGATCAAATTTTACAATCCGCAAAAGTTTCAGGGTTTTCTGGTGGGCTGGTCATTGATAATCCAGAATCaagcaaaaataaaaaatattatttggtgTTAACATCAGGTTCTGCAAGGGCGGATGAAAATAGTATTAATTTGGCAGGTGCCACCATGGATGCTGATGAGGTAAGCGTTCCAAAGGCCAATAGACATACCAAGAAAAGATTGACAGAATCCAATAAATCTTATATCACTAGAAAGAAAGATTTGATGAAGAGACGTGGGAGAAAAGTGGCCAATGATTCTAAATTCACAGGTAGAAAAAGAAGACCaagattttaa
- the ARE2 gene encoding sterol acyltransferase (similar to Saccharomyces cerevisiae ARE1 (YCR048W) and ARE2 (YNR019W); ancestral locus Anc_6.317), producing the protein MPKDDLLQSNSFVRIQSLNSAGKRRKSITYSEDQFDELANAGRLYSNQADDSGDADFSISKLAKQGLIDEEDESREENDEESLSEVNSSAGNTGTVILDSTKNSPSPPLEIGVRSSTPGSKVIITDDDASSNYFEVDGDHKPDSNRIHSVVKRLTRKEKLRYNTKYNKYMSHFSDVTFEYRPSILDGNISLPFQEKFKGPTLEAQVREYELKRRSKLHEKNFSYDDNADEVVVLNSDFTGLYVLFWMYMAFSSMKLFVEYYREHNGNLKESEIYNTMSTNLILVAVLDLVMYLETYFVFFIHWSCKKKILKWKNVGMIITSIYEFSFVIFNMYLTENILKLHWIAKIFLFLHSLVLLMKMHSYAFYNGYMWEILHELNFSTAVLNRLKDQSIPSSKEKTDEGVIKAFEKSQQFCSFELQAQSVSNTNIKFPLNINLHNFFMYSMFPTVVYQIEYPRTSKIRVGYVIEKIFAIFGTIFVMIEVAQIFMYPIVIRALALRDTEWTGLYNRLTECSSLFVDIIPSFIVMYLLVFYLIWDAILNCIAELTRFGDRYFYGDWWNCVSWAEFSRIWNVPVHKFLLRHVYHSSISFLSLSKGQATFMTFFISAIVHELTMYVIFKKLRCYLFFFQMLQLPLVIICNTKYLKDKAVMGNVIFWIGICTGPSIMCTMYLTL; encoded by the coding sequence ATGCCAAAGGATGATCTTTTGCAATCTAATTCCTTTGTAAGAATTCAAAGTTTGAATAGCGCAGGGAAGAGAAGGAAATCTATTACTTACAGCGAAGATCAATTCGATGAATTGGCCAATGCAGGTAGACTATACTCAAATCAAGCAGATGATTCTGGAGACGCGGACTTCTCAATAAGCAAGCTGGCAAAGCAAGGCTTGATAGATGAAGAGGATGAAAGTAGAGAGGAAAACGATGAGGAATCATTATCGGAAGTTAATTCCTCTGCTGGTAACACAGGTACTGTTATCCTTGATTCGACTAAAAATAGTCCATCACCACCTTTGGAGATTGGTGTGAGATCTAGCACCCCTGGAAGTAAAGTAATCATCACTGATGATGATGCAAGTTCAAATTATTTCGAAGTAGATGGTGATCATAAACCGGATAGTAACAGGATCCATTCTGTGGTTAAGAGATTGACAAGAAAGGAAAAACTAAGATATAACACCAAATACAACAAATACATGTCTCATTTCAGTGATGTTACTTTTGAATATAGACCTTCTATTTTAGATGGTAATATTAGTCTACCatttcaagaaaaatttaaggGTCCTACTCTAGAGGCACAAGTCAGAGAATATGAATTGAAGAGAAGATCCAAACTACatgaaaagaatttttcatatgATGACAATGCAGATGAAGTAGTTGTTTTGAATTCTGACTTCACAGGCCTTTACGTTTTGTTTTGGATGTATATGGCTTTCAGttcaatgaaattattCGTCGAATATTATAGAGAGCATAATGGTAATTTGAAAGAATCTGAAATCTACAACACAATGTcaacaaatttaatattggtAGCAGTACTCGATTTGGTCATGTATTTGGAAActtattttgtatttttcattcattGGTCTTGCAAAaagaagattttaaaatggaaaaatgTTGGTATGATTATTACATCGATTTATGAATTTTCCtttgttatatttaatatgtATTTGactgaaaatattttgaagttACATTGGATTGCCAaaatctttttatttttacattcgttagtattattaatgaaaatgcaTTCATATGCCTTTTATAATGGTTATATGTGGGAAATTTTACATGAACTAAACTTCTCAACAGCTGTATTAAATAGATTAAAAGATCAATCTATCCCATCTTCGAAGGAAAAAACAGATGAAGGTGTTATCAAagcttttgaaaaaagtcAACAATTTTGTTCCTTTGAACTTCAAGCTCAATCCGTatctaatacaaatattaaatttccattaaatattaatttgcataatttctttatgtATTCGATGTTCCCAACAGTAGTTTATCAAATTGAATATCCTAGAACTTCCAAAATTAGAGTGGGATATgtcattgaaaaaattttcgcAATATTTGGTACTATATTTGTCATGATCGAAGTGGCTCAAATTTTCATGTATCCAATCGTTATAAGGGCTCTTGCTTTAAGAGACACGGAATGGACTGGCCTTTATAATCGTTTGACAGAATgttcttcattatttgtagATATTATTCCAAGCTTTATTGTCATGTATTTACTGgtgttttatttaatctGGGATGCTATTTTGAATTGTATTGCAGAATTGACACGATTCGGTGATAGATACTTTTATGGTGATTGGTGGAACTGTGTCTCTTGGGCAGaattttcaagaatttgGAATGTACCAGTACATAAATTTCTATTACGTCATGTCTACCATAGCTCTATCAGTTTTTTAAGCCTATCAAAGGGCCAAGCTACTTTTATGACTTTCTTTATCAGTGCAATTGTCCATGAATTAACAATGTATGttatcttcaaaaaattaaggtGCTACTTATTTTTCTTCCAAATGTTACAATTGCCGTtagttattatttgcaATACAAAATATCTAAAGGATAAAGCAGTCATGGGTAACGTAATATTTTGGATTGGGATTTGTACTGGCCCAAGTATCATGTGCACCATGTATTTAACGCTTTAA
- the ATP23 gene encoding putative metalloprotease (similar to Saccharomyces cerevisiae ATP23 (YNR020C); ancestral locus Anc_6.318) codes for MSNQLEAFSDDKIPPAEKISTPNKPKDLNAIKGFEWWRRTMQYKTGLGLDEKEKLRYENDLAYRKQDIGCQKCYEYRDWVLKYSPTVRFMMESIEKVNKIQNGYQATDDSLDNNGQFKFDTSKIICEICPEWKSGGFNPQLGILLCQNRLRSKSHLEDTLAHELVHYFDNLKWNVNWLDLKHHACSEIRASSLSGECRFMEEFFRRGLGVTLARGHQECVKRRAILSVMGNPKCADKKEAERAVNQVWDSCFNDTRPFEEIYR; via the coding sequence ATGAGTAATCAATTAGAAGCTTTCTCTGATGATAAGATCCCACCAGCAGAAAAGATTTCAACTCCTAACAAGCCAAAAGATTTGAATGCTATAAAAGGTTTTGAATGGTGGAGAAGGACTATGCAATATAAGACAGGTCTTGGACTAGACGAGAAAGAAAAGTTAAGGTATGAAAATGATCTTGCTTATAGGAAACAAGACATAGGATGTCAGAAATGCTATGAGTATAGAGATTGGGTGTTGAAATATTCACCAACTGTTAGGTTTATGATGGAATCTATAGAGAAAGtcaataaaattcaaaacGGTTATCAAGCAACTGATGATTCACTGGATAATAATGGgcaatttaaatttgatacttcaaaaattatttgtgAAATATGTCCTGAATGGAAAAGTGGTGGATTTAATCCACAATTAGGTATTTTGTTATGTCAAAATCGTCTACGAAGTAAATCTCACTTAGAAGACACATTAGCGCATGAATTGGTTCATTATTTTGACAATTTAAAATGGAATGTAAATTGGCTAGATTTAAAACACCATGCATGCTCTGAAATACGAGCAAGTTCTTTGAGTGGGGAATGTAGATTTATGgaagaatttttcagaAGAGGACTTGGCGTTACTTTAGCTAGAGGTCACCAAGAATGTGTGAAAAGAAGAGCTATATTAAGTGTCATGGGTAATCCAAAATGTGCTGATAAGAAGGAAGCTGAAAGAGCTGTGAATCAAGTATGGGATAGTTGTTTTAATGATACAAGGCCATTTGAggaaatatatagataa
- the TBLA0F04020 gene encoding uncharacterized protein (similar to Saccharomyces cerevisiae YCR051W; ancestral locus Anc_6.319), whose amino-acid sequence MNIWVAASDGRIDLVEKFLNNDNGLIANSKDPNGYTPIHAAAAYGHVDLLRLLCQKYNGDINILDNDGDTPLHHCEDVETAKVIIEELGGGYNLKNNEGKTALEVFEEDSEFPDLIMYLREKSGIPQDQDSLGINQEQLAMFQDSIRYSLENEPVDENDPEALARRQRVEQIMQGDNVDEELEKYVREVIRIQMMGGQNFGTSEQGDRSNEEPSTKRRK is encoded by the coding sequence atgaatatttggGTGGCGGCAAGTGATGGTAGAATAGATTTGGTGGAAAAATTTCTAAACAATGACAATGGTTTAATAGCGAATTCTAAAGACCCAAATGGATACACACCAATACATGCGGCTGCAGCATATGGCCATGTAGATTTATTACGTTTGTTATGCCAAAAGTATAATGGTGACATCAACATCCTGGATAATGATGGTGATACTCCGTTACATCATTGTGAAGATGTCGAGACCGCTAAAGTGATTATTGAAGAACTAGGTGGGGGTTACaacttaaaaaataatgaaggAAAAACTGCATTAGAAGTTTTTGAAGAAGACTCAGAGTTCCCTGATTTAATCATGTATTTACGTGAGAAGTCTGGAATTCCTCAAGATCAAGACAGTTTGGGAATTAACCAAGAACAGTTAGCTATGTTCCAAGATAGTATACGCTAttctttagaaaatgaaCCTGTGGATGAAAATGACCCCGAAGCTTTAGCTCGCAGACAAAGAGTTGAACAAATTATGCAAGGGGATAATGTAGAcgaagaattagaaaaatatgtTAGAGAAGTCATTCGTATTCAAATGATGGGAGGCCAAAATTTTGGAACCTCTGAACAGGGCGACAGATCCAACGAGGAACCTTCAACAAAACGTAGAAAATAG
- the TBLA0F04030 gene encoding uncharacterized protein (similar to Saccharomyces cerevisiae YNR021W; ancestral locus Anc_6.320) → MSMIIQPLANLLQKFDDMNLHYYSTPYEELKAMSTFERIQLYNWTFEMGIACLLMFIYFIHWGGNRINVTRANRLFNSLQDFFSKDLQFSKVGFIENEKPKSYHSENQNTWFTTFATGRSTIESVTVKAHMYARSNPVSLIMESILGWFFSSLVVKDLDEFVEIVIKPNGIYVANENSTINNSSKDILKNYKFVTSVVNKTYMNTSRRDYYFLSCTHVTDNEILPVDYVFMSDVNQLNSFIPTYSKKSFITETLTNAVDLLQFVSFTDLPTGHPNSDKKFTADSISRAIIRTNIPKSKKDVETLQQVISAVIEIYDNCTRELTQNGSSALITPEILKKTNNFRSQELAKIVKEMKKIEMEDLKEKKLEAERELRRANKDSEAFAKQDQKMKEKRERRMRNKQKVRMG, encoded by the coding sequence ATGTCTATGATTATTCAGCCATTGGCTAATTTACTGCAAAAGTTCGATGATATGAATTTACACTATTATTCCACACCatatgaagaattaaaagcCATGAGCACTTTTGAGCGTATTCAATTATACAATTGGACATTTGAAATGGGTATTGCTTGCCTATTAATGTTTATCTATTTCATCCATTGGGGTGGTAACAGAATTAATGTCACTAGAGCTAATcgattatttaattctcTACAAGACtttttttccaaagatTTACAATTCTCAAAGGTAggttttattgaaaatgaaaaaccAAAATCTTACCATTCCGAAAACCAAAATACTTGGTTTACTACATTTGCCACCGGTAGATCTACTATCGAGAGTGTTACTGTCAAGGCTCATATGTATGCTAGAAGTAATCCTGTTTCTTTAATCATGGAATCTATTTTGGGCTGGTTTTTCTCTAGTTTAGTTGTTAAAGATTTAGATGAATTTGTTGAAATAGTTATTAAACCAAATGGTATTTATGTTgctaatgaaaattctaccattaataatagttcTAAAGacattttaaagaattataagTTTGTGACATCTGTGGTAAATAAGACCTATATGAATACTTCTCGTcgtgattattatttcttatcATGTACTCATGTTactgataatgaaatattaccAGTTGATTATGTATTTATGTCCGATgttaatcaattaaatagtTTTATCCCAACTTATTCCAAAAAATCGTTTATTACTGAAACTTTGACCAATGCAGTCGATCTTTTACAATTCGTTAGTTTTACTGATTTGCCTACTGGCCATCCAAATtctgataaaaaatttactgCAGACTCTATATCTCGTGCTATTATTCGTACCAATATTCCCAAATCTAAAAAGGATGTCGAAACTTTACAACAAGTTATTTCTGCAGTGATCGAGATTTATGATAATTGTACTAGAGAATTAACTCAAAACGGTTCATCTGCTTTGATTACAcctgaaattttaaagaagaCCAACAATTTCCGTAGTCAAGAATTAGCTAAAATAGTCAAagagatgaagaaaattgaaatggaagatttgaaagaaaaaaagttagAAGCAGAAAGAGAATTAAGACGTGCCAATAAAGATTCTGAAGCTTTTGCCAAACAAGATCAAAAAATGAAGGAAAAGAGGGAAAGACGTATGAGAAACAAACAAAAGGTTAGAATGGGTTAA
- the MRPL50 gene encoding mitochondrial 54S ribosomal protein bL9m MRPL50 (similar to Saccharomyces cerevisiae MRPL50 (YNR022C); ancestral locus Anc_6.321), which produces MFKPTHINYSVLSKRTKRVTVQLLRDFPNFQFYEGQVIKVKPSVMINYLHRGNGARYILKDSDIDTSLLKYSQDQENLRQLAKQKSIEQEQRSIMMQQQDELKKVQMAKEKSKILTRRIGLKDVSIPGLNI; this is translated from the coding sequence atgtTTAAGCCTACCCACATAAATTACAGTGTGCTCAGCAAGCGCACCAAACGTGTAACAGTACAACTTCTGAGAGACTTCCCGAACTTTCAATTCTATGAGGGACAAGTCATTAAAGTCAAGCCTTCAGTGATGATTAACTATTTGCATCGTGGGAATGGAGCACGTTATATCTTGAAAGATTCAGATATTGACACATCGTTGTTAAAATATAGTCAAGATCAAGAAAACTTAAGACAATTGGCTAAACAAAAATCTATTGAGCAAGAGCAACGGTCTATTATGATGCAACAACAAGATGAGTTGAAAAAAGTCCAAATGGCCAAAGAAAAGAGCAAGATTTTAACCAGGAGGATCGGTTTAAAAGACGTTTCTATTCCTGGgctgaatatttaa